A single genomic interval of Streptomyces showdoensis harbors:
- a CDS encoding FtsB family cell division protein — protein sequence MAVKDRDRFSTATRIRLLGEQTAARVYRSQTRRQARRSRLTGRAAFLALVVCSLVVALAYPMRQYVSQQGEIADQQRKSAEAAQRVEELRDEKARLQDPAYVRRLAREHLHYVMPGETGFTVNDPDAEHRPRTDQGATDRPWYDNLWDGVDNADRH from the coding sequence ATGGCCGTGAAGGACCGGGACCGGTTCTCTACCGCGACCCGGATCAGGCTGCTCGGCGAGCAGACCGCCGCCCGTGTCTACCGCTCCCAGACCCGCCGTCAGGCCCGCCGCTCCCGGCTCACCGGCCGCGCGGCCTTCCTCGCCCTGGTGGTCTGCTCGCTCGTGGTGGCGCTCGCCTACCCGATGCGGCAGTACGTCTCCCAGCAGGGCGAGATCGCCGACCAGCAGCGCAAGTCGGCCGAGGCGGCCCAGCGGGTCGAGGAACTGCGGGACGAGAAGGCCCGCCTCCAGGACCCCGCCTACGTGCGCCGACTGGCCCGCGAGCACCTGCACTACGTGATGCCCGGCGAGACCGGCTTCACCGTGAACGACCCGGACGCGGAGCACCGGCCCCGCACCGACCAGGGCGCGACGGACCGCCCCTGGTACGACAACCTGTGGGACGGCGTGGACAACGCCGACCGCCACTGA